In Exiguobacterium sibiricum 7-3, a genomic segment contains:
- a CDS encoding tyrosine-type recombinase/integrase, whose amino-acid sequence MMTFYLERLLAIIEQSPSYSMLTKKAYRADVRHFFTHAESIDIPSMHRYITLLKQTYAPTTVSRRIHALATLFDALVAEKSIPSNPLSRIKKPTRPIPKHRTAFSYIEARRVIETLQDDTMYTFYFLLLHTGLRFNEARQLHRTDLDLTERQLFVRHGKGQKTRYVPLHDELMTVLTRYLDVQPNDGHLFQNETGRLLDPNQTRKQLRLASQQILKRILRPHDLRVTFATTLYREHRADLLTVMRLLGHSDVKTTQQYVLPSSEVARSSINRLTPTTHL is encoded by the coding sequence ATGATGACGTTTTACTTGGAGCGGTTACTGGCAATCATCGAACAGTCACCGAGCTACAGTATGCTGACGAAAAAAGCCTATCGTGCTGACGTTCGCCATTTTTTTACCCACGCTGAATCCATCGACATTCCTTCCATGCATCGCTATATCACGCTGTTAAAACAAACCTACGCGCCGACAACTGTCTCCCGGCGAATTCATGCATTGGCCACACTATTTGACGCCTTAGTCGCTGAAAAATCCATTCCCTCGAACCCCTTATCCCGAATTAAGAAACCGACTCGCCCGATACCGAAACACCGAACGGCCTTTAGTTACATCGAAGCGCGACGTGTCATTGAGACCCTGCAAGACGATACGATGTATACGTTCTACTTCCTGCTTTTACATACGGGCCTTCGGTTCAATGAAGCCCGACAATTACACCGGACCGACCTCGACCTGACCGAACGTCAACTGTTTGTCCGTCATGGTAAGGGACAGAAAACACGCTACGTACCGCTTCATGACGAGCTGATGACGGTCCTGACACGATATCTCGACGTTCAACCGAACGACGGTCACTTATTTCAAAACGAGACTGGACGTTTGCTTGATCCGAATCAAACACGGAAGCAACTCCGGCTCGCCAGTCAACAAATCCTCAAGCGGATACTGCGACCACACGATTTACGGGTAACGTTCGCGACGACACTGTACCGGGAACATCGAGCTGATTTACTGACCGTCATGCGCCTGCTCGGCCATAGTGACGTGAAGACGACGCAACAGTATGTCCTGCCGTCGTCAGAAGTCGCCCGCTCCTCGATCAATCGACTTACGCCGACAACGCATCTATGA
- a CDS encoding tyrosine-type recombinase/integrase, translated as MIHYDYLECYLLAHITYSKQTIKAYRSDLRQMKKNFVEWSVKSLQTYFDQLIQQYKPTTVMRRYHALMALGNELVRVKRLKVNPMKQVRPIVHQHIQQREHHPLEESIQTIRQINHPTYRVFFELISQTGLRFMEARLLSIEDIQFAKSTLLVRHGKGRRLRTVPLGEKLAHKLQAFLGGRTAGLVFRSIRGQAINEQQARDILCKQSLATRGRPLHPHDLRVSFATYLYQSGNCKLLEIQRLLGHSSSRTTEGYILSQETKLQQVIDALSA; from the coding sequence ATGATTCATTACGACTATTTAGAATGTTATCTTCTTGCGCATATTACTTACAGTAAGCAGACAATCAAAGCTTATCGTAGTGATCTCCGACAGATGAAGAAAAATTTTGTGGAATGGTCAGTGAAGTCCCTTCAAACGTATTTTGATCAATTGATTCAACAATATAAACCAACTACAGTGATGCGGCGATATCATGCCTTGATGGCACTGGGAAATGAACTCGTCCGAGTGAAACGTCTCAAAGTTAATCCGATGAAACAGGTCCGTCCGATTGTTCACCAGCATATCCAACAACGTGAGCATCATCCACTCGAAGAATCGATTCAAACAATTCGCCAAATCAATCATCCGACCTATCGTGTTTTCTTTGAGTTAATCAGTCAAACGGGCCTCCGCTTTATGGAGGCCCGTTTGTTGTCGATTGAGGATATTCAGTTTGCGAAGTCGACGTTACTTGTGCGACATGGGAAAGGACGACGCTTGCGGACGGTTCCGCTGGGAGAGAAACTTGCTCATAAGCTCCAAGCATTTTTAGGAGGACGGACGGCAGGACTCGTTTTTCGTTCCATTCGTGGTCAAGCAATCAATGAGCAACAAGCGCGTGATATTTTATGCAAACAGTCACTCGCTACCCGTGGACGACCGTTGCATCCGCATGACTTACGTGTGTCGTTTGCGACGTATCTCTATCAGAGCGGCAATTGCAAATTACTTGAGATTCAACGGTTACTTGGTCACAGCAGCTCCCGAACGACGGAAGGTTACATCCTCAGTCAGGAAACGAAACTTCAGCAAGTCATAGATGCGTTGTCGGCGTAA
- a CDS encoding acyltransferase produces the protein MIDKIRFIVKQKLRDMIINSIASSYFMPLIVRKKIYNIFGIKTHTKSIRPNCYFGGNNIEIGKGTTVNGGCYFENLEKIKIGKNCDIAMEVLFCTSTHELGASDKRAGKPYGQSIYIGDGCWIGARVTILPGVIVGNGCVIGAGSLVTKDCEPNSLYLGSPAKKIKELN, from the coding sequence TTGATTGATAAAATTAGGTTTATTGTTAAACAAAAGTTAAGAGATATGATAATTAATTCCATTGCTTCATCTTATTTTATGCCATTAATAGTTCGTAAAAAAATTTATAATATTTTTGGAATAAAGACGCATACAAAATCTATTCGACCTAATTGTTATTTTGGTGGAAATAATATAGAAATAGGCAAAGGGACAACTGTAAATGGAGGTTGTTATTTCGAAAATCTTGAAAAAATCAAAATAGGTAAAAACTGCGATATTGCAATGGAAGTGCTCTTTTGTACTTCTACGCATGAGTTAGGTGCAAGCGATAAACGAGCAGGAAAGCCTTATGGTCAGTCTATTTATATTGGCGATGGTTGTTGGATTGGAGCAAGGGTCACTATACTGCCAGGTGTAATAGTTGGAAATGGATGCGTGATTGGAGCAGGATCTTTAGTTACAAAAGATTGTGAGCCTAACAGTCTTTATTTAGGGTCACCTGCGAAAAAAATTAAAGAATTAAATTAA
- a CDS encoding sigma factor, whose translation MNEALKQWMPLVNSLLSRLSIHPNEQDECRQAALLRLWKSIEEGKVMTVTFARIRAKGAMLDYLATRNRTLAGEVAVETLPELPRQQQVSFIYLLDQLKQELSRKEFTILQALLHGNEDSLGYSPARLRSLKSELKRKVQDILL comes from the coding sequence ATGAATGAAGCGTTAAAACAATGGATGCCCCTCGTCAACTCTCTTCTCTCCCGTCTCTCGATTCATCCGAATGAACAAGATGAATGCCGCCAAGCTGCTTTGCTTCGTCTTTGGAAATCGATCGAAGAAGGCAAAGTCATGACCGTTACCTTCGCCCGGATCCGTGCTAAAGGCGCGATGCTCGATTACTTAGCCACCCGCAACCGGACACTCGCCGGTGAAGTCGCTGTCGAGACGTTACCGGAACTCCCCCGTCAGCAGCAAGTCTCGTTCATCTACCTGCTTGATCAACTAAAACAGGAATTATCGCGGAAGGAATTCACGATTCTCCAAGCTCTTCTTCACGGTAATGAGGACAGCCTCGGCTACTCCCCAGCCCGACTCCGATCTCTTAAGTCGGAACTCAAACGGAAAGTCCAGGACATCCTCCTATGA
- a CDS encoding right-handed parallel beta-helix repeat-containing protein, with amino-acid sequence MIAILITILIPSIIYIYWINNIKTALPSVFIEDFKAVPNDRIDDTDQIQEAINHLNKHGGGVIKFQKGIYLVDAVKSIQLKDNITLEFKKGSILKALPNSAEGYEMLSIHDVKNIEILGAVKIIGERNEHLGVTGEWGIGISIKGSTGVHIEKSTITNCWGDGIYIGRSNKKKYSKNITIENVKFHNNRRQGISIISVINLKATNINVNNTNGTKPASGIDLEPNRPDEFLQNVEIVNLYTKNNQGYGLLFAIGRLSESENYINIKVTNTKNIKDNIGIFVPNRIKGKIKIGDEYILNTSR; translated from the coding sequence TTGATAGCGATTTTAATAACAATATTGATTCCAAGCATTATATATATATATTGGATTAATAATATAAAAACAGCACTTCCTAGTGTTTTTATAGAAGATTTTAAAGCAGTTCCAAACGATAGAATAGATGATACTGACCAAATCCAAGAAGCAATTAATCATTTGAACAAGCATGGAGGTGGAGTAATTAAATTTCAAAAAGGAATTTATTTAGTCGATGCTGTAAAGTCAATTCAATTAAAAGATAATATTACTTTAGAGTTTAAAAAAGGTTCCATTTTAAAAGCCCTTCCTAACAGCGCAGAAGGATATGAAATGTTGAGTATTCATGATGTAAAAAATATAGAAATATTAGGAGCTGTAAAAATTATAGGCGAAAGAAATGAACATTTAGGCGTTACAGGAGAATGGGGAATAGGTATTAGTATAAAAGGTTCTACAGGGGTTCATATTGAAAAATCTACAATTACAAATTGTTGGGGGGATGGTATATATATCGGTAGGTCTAATAAAAAAAAATACAGTAAAAACATTACTATAGAAAATGTAAAATTTCATAATAATAGACGTCAAGGAATTTCTATTATTTCAGTAATTAATCTTAAAGCAACTAATATTAATGTTAACAACACCAATGGTACGAAACCTGCAAGTGGGATTGATTTAGAACCTAATCGTCCAGATGAATTTTTACAAAATGTAGAAATTGTTAATCTTTATACAAAAAATAACCAAGGATATGGTTTACTCTTTGCCATAGGACGATTATCTGAGAGTGAAAATTATATAAACATTAAAGTTACTAATACTAAAAATATCAAAGATAATATAGGGATATTTGTACCAAATAGGATAAAAGGAAAAATCAAAATAGGTGATGAATATATATTAAACACATCACGATGA
- a CDS encoding O-antigen ligase family protein — protein sequence MRLLLLYLVSFGFISAFAINKWASIPLILSLLILIQTMFLAFKNNVNLINNKYISMYIYLFLLATSFSYLLQVNTFGFQIKGFTHTVSYFLVIILYFLSIELSFRIHNVSISIIFKYISKGILVVSFFTLIEFISKNFFMFDFDKYIPRAQVEQFDAIYNTGFRIFFRSRGTTEESGVLAMYLLMFFPFVVYYYKFINISRKKLIGSIVMILLAIFSTFSAAGFIELLIALLIVILLAIMKKIKNGFSSIPIFSILLTIILMILALISIVYKRIDFDFLEGIFVKLTFSNESFSAGSRLERWNYAFSLIQSNPIFGHGAGIATLQNGTGSTNFYLEVLIETGFVGFLLILALFIAIFKMIFKMNDSIKYVYLFSIIIVLIHSIVISQYLLPWIWTLLAIISYHYYMNKEEEDNIF from the coding sequence ATGAGGTTGTTATTGTTATATTTAGTTTCATTTGGTTTTATAAGTGCATTTGCTATAAACAAATGGGCGTCCATTCCTTTGATATTATCTTTACTGATATTAATTCAAACCATGTTTTTGGCATTCAAAAACAACGTAAACTTAATAAATAATAAATACATATCAATGTATATTTATTTATTTTTACTAGCTACTTCTTTTAGTTATTTATTGCAAGTTAATACATTCGGCTTTCAAATAAAAGGTTTTACTCACACTGTTTCTTATTTTCTAGTGATTATTCTATATTTTTTGAGTATCGAGTTATCTTTTAGAATACACAATGTTTCGATTAGCATTATTTTTAAGTATATATCTAAAGGAATCTTAGTAGTTTCGTTTTTTACTTTGATCGAATTTATCAGCAAGAATTTTTTTATGTTTGATTTTGATAAATACATCCCTAGAGCTCAAGTAGAACAATTTGATGCAATTTATAATACTGGATTTAGAATATTTTTTAGATCAAGAGGAACTACTGAAGAATCTGGAGTCTTAGCAATGTATTTATTAATGTTTTTCCCTTTCGTAGTTTACTATTATAAATTTATTAACATTAGCAGAAAAAAACTTATAGGATCAATTGTAATGATTTTATTGGCAATATTCAGCACGTTTAGCGCAGCTGGTTTTATTGAATTACTTATTGCTCTTTTGATTGTTATTTTATTGGCTATAATGAAAAAAATTAAAAATGGTTTTTCAAGTATACCGATTTTTTCAATTTTATTAACTATAATTTTAATGATTTTAGCTTTAATAAGTATTGTATATAAAAGGATAGATTTTGATTTTCTTGAAGGGATTTTTGTTAAGCTTACTTTTAGTAATGAATCATTTTCAGCAGGTTCAAGGTTGGAGCGGTGGAATTATGCCTTTTCATTGATTCAAAGCAATCCTATTTTTGGACACGGTGCTGGAATCGCAACTTTACAAAATGGGACAGGTAGTACAAATTTTTATTTAGAAGTGCTTATTGAAACTGGTTTTGTAGGTTTTTTGTTAATACTAGCATTATTTATAGCTATATTTAAAATGATTTTCAAAATGAATGATAGTATAAAATATGTTTACTTATTTTCTATCATAATTGTTTTGATACATTCTATAGTAATTTCACAATACCTTTTACCATGGATTTGGACATTGTTAGCTATCATTAGCTATCACTACTATATGAATAAAGAAGAAGAGGATAATATATTTTGA